A single region of the Geobacillus subterraneus genome encodes:
- a CDS encoding YheC/YheD family protein, with product MISLGFVTLDEQQERGYCTEVAKRAGRYGISVCRFSPLNIDPQTEYVHGSIFQAETSEWTDAVFAIPPFLYDRCFYGYDDRSKKAKPIMHWLKQRPDVVFLGYGLPGKWEVYESLSSHPLLSAYVPPTIRLERADDMLELLRHEHAVVAKPVHGSGGRGIYIIQKQGKTLSVQDGFGQERTVIARRKELERLITSLNRRDGYALQPLLSLSTPAREPFDLRFFLQKDETGRWIEQVRAVRIGRPGTWVANVRAGADIRPFADWLDHLPSPKRILVLDGIETIIRTLPTYIDSEFGPLFEIGLDLGVTDNGAVWILDVNSKPGRKVISILPPEQQNDIYEAPLRYCLFLASEVNHR from the coding sequence TTGATTTCACTCGGTTTTGTCACCCTTGACGAACAGCAAGAGCGCGGGTATTGCACCGAGGTGGCCAAACGCGCCGGGCGCTACGGCATTTCGGTTTGCCGTTTTTCACCGTTAAATATCGACCCGCAGACGGAATATGTTCACGGCTCGATCTTTCAGGCGGAAACGAGCGAATGGACCGACGCCGTCTTTGCTATTCCGCCGTTTTTATACGACCGTTGCTTTTACGGCTATGACGATCGTTCGAAAAAAGCGAAACCGATTATGCATTGGCTGAAGCAGCGGCCGGATGTAGTCTTTTTAGGCTACGGCCTGCCGGGCAAGTGGGAGGTGTACGAATCGCTTTCCTCTCACCCGCTTCTGTCAGCGTATGTACCGCCGACCATCCGCCTCGAGCGCGCCGATGACATGCTCGAACTTCTCCGCCATGAACACGCCGTCGTCGCCAAACCGGTGCACGGCTCCGGCGGACGCGGCATTTACATCATTCAAAAACAAGGAAAAACGCTGTCCGTCCAGGACGGGTTTGGCCAAGAACGGACGGTCATCGCCCGCCGGAAAGAACTCGAGCGGCTCATCACCTCTTTGAATCGCCGCGACGGCTATGCGCTGCAGCCGCTTCTTTCGCTGTCCACTCCGGCGCGCGAACCGTTTGATCTCCGCTTTTTCTTGCAAAAAGATGAAACGGGCCGTTGGATCGAACAGGTGCGGGCTGTGCGGATCGGACGCCCGGGAACATGGGTGGCCAACGTCCGCGCTGGTGCCGATATTCGCCCGTTCGCCGATTGGCTTGACCACTTGCCTTCTCCCAAGCGCATCCTGGTGCTTGACGGCATCGAAACGATCATTCGCACACTGCCAACTTATATCGACAGTGAATTCGGACCGCTGTTTGAGATCGGCTTAGACCTTGGCGTGACTGACAACGGAGCGGTCTGGATTTTGGATGTAAATTCGAAACCAGGAAGAAAAGTAATCAGTATTCTCCCGCCGGAGCAGCAAAACGACATCTATGAGGCACCGCTCCGCTACTGTTTGTTTCTAGCAAGCGAGGTGAATCACCGATGA